A genome region from Geodermatophilus bullaregiensis includes the following:
- a CDS encoding MFS transporter → MTTTAPARSRRVHPAWWVAAVTFLALVGAAAFRAVPGVLIDPLRAEFGWSVSTISAAVAVNMALYGLTAPFAAALMERFGIRRVVVCALLLTALGSGLTVFMTASWQLVLLWGFAVGLGTGSMALSLVATVTGRWFVSRRGLVSGILTAGGATGQLVFLPVVAAVAETSGGWRAASLGTTAAALAVVPLVAWLLRDRPRDVGAVPYGGTAADDVDPVRSGAARTAVRGLLDAARSRPFWLLAAGFFICGASTNGLVQPHFIPAAHDHGMPVTTAAALLAVVGVFDIAGTVLSGWLTDRTDPRVLLLAYYALRGLSLFLLPPLFGPDLHVSMIAFIVFYGLDWVATVPPTLALCREHFGARAPVVFGWVFASHQVGSAVAAFGGGVVRDVTGSYDLAWFGAGALCLVAAALSVSIRRRPVPAAPPAVPTEPTTASAATTHG, encoded by the coding sequence GTGACGACGACCGCGCCCGCCCGGAGCCGCCGCGTGCACCCCGCCTGGTGGGTGGCCGCGGTGACCTTCCTGGCCCTCGTCGGCGCCGCTGCGTTCCGCGCGGTGCCCGGCGTGCTCATCGACCCGCTGCGCGCGGAGTTCGGCTGGTCGGTGTCGACCATCTCGGCCGCCGTCGCGGTGAACATGGCGCTCTACGGGCTGACCGCGCCGTTCGCCGCGGCGCTCATGGAGCGCTTCGGCATCCGGCGGGTCGTCGTCTGCGCGCTGCTGCTGACCGCGCTGGGCAGCGGCCTCACCGTCTTCATGACGGCGAGCTGGCAGCTGGTGCTGCTGTGGGGGTTCGCGGTCGGGCTCGGCACCGGGTCGATGGCGCTGTCGCTGGTCGCCACGGTGACCGGACGCTGGTTCGTCTCCCGGCGCGGCCTGGTCTCCGGGATCCTCACCGCCGGCGGCGCGACCGGGCAGCTGGTGTTCCTGCCGGTGGTCGCCGCGGTCGCCGAGACCAGCGGAGGCTGGCGGGCGGCGTCGCTGGGCACCACGGCCGCCGCGCTCGCCGTCGTCCCGCTGGTGGCCTGGCTGCTGCGCGACCGGCCGCGCGACGTCGGTGCCGTCCCCTACGGCGGGACGGCGGCCGACGACGTCGACCCGGTGCGCTCGGGAGCGGCGCGCACCGCCGTCCGCGGGCTGCTCGACGCCGCCCGGTCCCGCCCCTTCTGGCTGCTCGCGGCGGGCTTCTTCATCTGCGGGGCGTCGACCAACGGGCTGGTGCAGCCGCACTTCATCCCGGCCGCGCACGACCACGGCATGCCGGTGACGACGGCGGCGGCGCTGCTCGCGGTGGTCGGGGTCTTCGACATCGCCGGCACCGTGCTGTCCGGCTGGCTCACCGACCGGACCGACCCGCGGGTGCTGTTGCTCGCCTACTACGCGCTGCGCGGCCTGTCGCTGTTCCTGCTGCCGCCCCTGTTCGGGCCGGACCTGCACGTCAGCATGATCGCGTTCATCGTCTTCTACGGCCTGGACTGGGTGGCCACCGTGCCGCCGACCCTGGCGCTGTGCCGCGAGCACTTCGGTGCGCGGGCGCCCGTCGTCTTCGGCTGGGTGTTCGCCTCGCACCAGGTGGGGTCCGCGGTGGCCGCGTTCGGCGGCGGCGTCGTCCGCGACGTCACCGGCTCCTACGACCTGGCCTGGTTCGGCGCCGGCGCGCTCTGCCTGGTGGCCGCGGCGCTGTCGGTCTCGATCCGCCGCCGCCCGGTCCCGGCCGCGCCGCCCGCCGTCCCCACCGAGCCGACGACCGCCTCCGCCGCCACCACCCACGGCTGA